Part of the Devosia sp. SL43 genome, CATCGGCGGCCAGATGGTGTTCGGCGTCATCTTCGACCTGCTGCGCGGCGCGCCGGTAACACTCTGGGCCAGCGCCCTCGGCGTCGTGCTGATCCTGGGCGGCGTGGCCCTCACCCAGCGGCCGCGCTGAGGTTCAAACCTCCGGCATATCCCGCAGCGGCGTGTCGTCCTCCAGCGGCACCGTCTGCCGCTCGATCATCCGGTGTACCTTGGGCAGACCCTCTCCGCGATGCAGGGCCCGCAGCGCCTCGATATTGTCCGCGTCCGCCTTGGTCCGCCGCATATTGTGCCGCACATAGTCCACCCAGGTCGGCACATGGTAGGTCTCGACCCAGATGTCGGGCCGTTCCAGATCGCGCAGCAGGCCCCATTGCCGCGCCCCGTCGCGAATGCGGATGCGCCGCCGATCCGCCATCAGCGCCAGGAATTTGAGGATATCCTCCTGCGCGATCTCATAGTCGATCATCACCATGATCGGCCCGCTGCGCGGCCGCAGATCGAGCTTCAGCACCGGCTCGTTGAACGTATTGAGCGGGTTGAGATCGCGCTGATCGAACTGTGCGAGCGGCAGTCGCAGTCCCACCACCGCGCAGGCCAGCAGCACCCATCCGGCCATGGCCAGCGCCCAGTCCGGCCCCACGGCGTCGGCGCTCAGGCCCCAGACCCAGCTCCCCGCTGCCATGCCGCCAAACGTTGCCGTCTGGTACAGCGACAGCGCCCGCCCCACGACCCAGCGCGGCGACGACAGCTGGATCGACACATTGAACAGCGACAGCGACAGCACCCAGCAGGCGCCCGCCGGCAACAGCACGAAGTGGCTGAGCACCGGATCGCGGCTGAAGCCCAACCCGACGCAACTCACCGCAAAGCCGATGCAGGCTGCCCGGACGATCACTTCATTGCTGAAGCGCTCGCGGACCCGCCCGTTGAGAAACGCCCCTCCGATGGCCCCCAGCCCGAAACAGCCCAGCAGCGTGCCATAGACCAGCGCCCCGCCGCCGACATATTCGCTCGCCACCGACGGCAGCAGCGCCAGCACCGCCACTGCGCCGAAGCCGAACAGGAAACCGCGCAGCAGCACTGTCGTCAGGTTGGGCGACAGCGACACGTAGCGGATGCCCGCCCACATGGCGCTGGCGAAATTCTCGCGCGGCAACCGGTTCGCCGGCCGCTCCGGCTTCCAGCGCGTCAGCGCCACAATCAGCGGCAGATACGACACGGCATTGACCGCAAACGCCGCCGCAGCTCCCGCCAGCGCCACGATCAGCCCGCCCACCGCCGGGCCGACGCTGCGCATCATATTGAAGCCCATCGAATTGAGCGTCACCGCCCCCGGTAGATCGCTGCGCGGCACGATATCGCCCATCGACGCCTGCCACGACGGGTTGAACAAGGCCGTCCCGCACCCGATCAGGAAGGTAAAGCCCAGCAGCAGCCACGGATTGAGCAGCCCGAATATCGCCATCGCCGCCAGCGCCAGCGACACCACCATCATGCCGACCTGCGCAATCAGCATCACCGTGCGCCGATCGAAATTGTCGGCCAGCGCCCCCGCCGCGATCGAAAATACCATGATCGGCAACGTCGTCGACGCCTGCACCAGCGCGATCATGTTGTGCGAGTCCGTCAGCGTGGTCATCATCCAGCCGGCACCCACCGACTGCACCAGTCCACCCAGGTTCGACACCAGCGTCGCCAGCCACAACAGCCGGAAAGTCTCGTGCTTGAATGGCGCCAGCACGGACGGTCGATCAGCCATCTCGCATCCCTTTGTTCGCACCGACTGTCTAGGACCGGGCCGGGCGCGATGCAAGCACACCAGGCGTGCTCATGAGTGCAAGCGCACTGGCAGAAGACGGAAATCTACAAAGGCGCCGGACTGTCATTGATAGCGCATACGAACCCTCTAGTCTGTCAGGCGACGACGATCATGGGCGCCGACAATTGACTGAAACCGATTCAGCCGTTCCCCGACCCACCGTGAGGGCTGCTCGAGCGGGTGAGGTTTTCCGCGCCTTCCTCAAACTCGGCTTGACCTCGTTCGGCGGCCCCATCGCCCATCTCGGCTACTTCCGCGACGAGCTGGTTGTTCGCCGCAAATGGATCGACGAGGCCGGCTATGCCGACCTCGTGGCGCTCTGCCAGTTCCTGCCCGGCCCGGCATCGAGCCAGGTCGGCTTCGCTCTCGGGCTGCTGCGGGCCGGGCCGGTCGGCGCCTTGGCGGCATGGACGGCTTTCACGCTCCCTTCGGCCCTGATTCTCGTGTTGTTCGCCTATGGCGCAGCTTGGTTTGGGGGGGCGATCGGCTTGGGCCTGCTGCATGGCCTGAAGATTGTTGCCGTCGCCGTTGTCGCGCAAGCGGTCTGGGGCATGGCGCGAAACCTTGCCCCTGACCGGGAGCGGGCGAGCATCTCCGTGGCCGCCTTACTGCTCGTCATCCTGCTTGCCGGCGCGATTGGGCAGGTGGCAGCCCTGATCTTGGGTGGCTTGGCCGGGCTGTGGCTGTGCCGAGGCGCTCCCGTTGCCACCGCAGGTCACCTGACATTCCCCGTATCGAAAC contains:
- a CDS encoding MFS transporter translates to MADRPSVLAPFKHETFRLLWLATLVSNLGGLVQSVGAGWMMTTLTDSHNMIALVQASTTLPIMVFSIAAGALADNFDRRTVMLIAQVGMMVVSLALAAMAIFGLLNPWLLLGFTFLIGCGTALFNPSWQASMGDIVPRSDLPGAVTLNSMGFNMMRSVGPAVGGLIVALAGAAAAFAVNAVSYLPLIVALTRWKPERPANRLPRENFASAMWAGIRYVSLSPNLTTVLLRGFLFGFGAVAVLALLPSVASEYVGGGALVYGTLLGCFGLGAIGGAFLNGRVRERFSNEVIVRAACIGFAVSCVGLGFSRDPVLSHFVLLPAGACWVLSLSLFNVSIQLSSPRWVVGRALSLYQTATFGGMAAGSWVWGLSADAVGPDWALAMAGWVLLACAVVGLRLPLAQFDQRDLNPLNTFNEPVLKLDLRPRSGPIMVMIDYEIAQEDILKFLALMADRRRIRIRDGARQWGLLRDLERPDIWVETYHVPTWVDYVRHNMRRTKADADNIEALRALHRGEGLPKVHRMIERQTVPLEDDTPLRDMPEV